A region of the Methanobrevibacter sp. genome:
ATCGGATATTGTTTAGGAGAAGGTTTAATTAAAGATTATTCTGATATCGAATCCATCAAATTGGATGGAACAAATGTTCTTGTCACAACAAAACTCACCCACAATCCAGAAGAAGATTTAGAACAGGATGGCATTGTTCAGGAGAGAAAAGGAAACTGTGAACATGCCTGTGTATGTAGATTGCTTGAATATCAGGGGGTAAATTCAGATAATGCCGGAGGAATCAGATCTGAACTAAAAACTATCGAACCCAATACTTCAGAATTAAATATAGATGCAACTCAAATTATTAGGGATATTAAACACCTAACCGATGAAGCTAAGATTTGGCAAAAAACTGCCGGAGTCCATGTTGCACAATTAAAATATGAAGATAACATTATCATACGTGAAGATGTCAGCCGTCACGTTGCTGTTGATAAGGTAATCGGAGCGGCCGCAAAAGAAGGTTATGACTTTTCTAAATCATACATTTCATATAGTGGGAGAATGCCTGCGGACATGTTGATAAAGGTGATACGTGTTGGAATTCCGATAATTATTTCAAATGCCGCACCTGCATCATCAGGAATTGATGTGGCTAGAGCAGGCAATATCACGATGGTCGGTTTTGTCAGAGACAATAGATTTACAGTCTATACTTCTCCGGAACGAGTAAATCTAAAAAAATAGATGGTTTAGAGTTCATCCAGTGAGAATGAACCTAAATCCAATAAATCAAATGTCAATATTTTTGGAGCTACAGTAACCTTTCCAACTCCAGTAATTATTTTATAAGCTTCAAACGCTTCAAGACAACCAATCAGATTTGGAGTAGGTCCAATGACTGGGGGAACGCCTGAAGTTACATTTTTTAAGGCGTCAAATGTTTCTTCATTCAGCTCTTTTCCTAATGATGGCAAGTTGAACATTTCTTCATATGTCTTTTCGCTGTTGGGCAAAAATACTGTAACTTGGCCTAAAGTTCCATGAATTGCACCGTGGATATATGGAATTCCCTTTTCTTTGGCAGCTCTTGATACGATAACTCTTGTGAGAACATTGTCCAGCGCATCGATAACGATGTTGGAATCTCCAATTACCTTATCAATGTTTGTCTGGTCCACATGTTCGTTGAATGTAGTGACATTGACATAAGGATTTATCAATCTTACTTTTTCCTTAGCTACTGCGCTTTTGTCAAGGCCCAAAT
Encoded here:
- a CDS encoding HesA/MoeB/ThiF family protein, translated to MPTRYIGDGYWEIASRQMSIVTRSEQERFKDAKITVIGCGGIGGETIEMLARMGIGELVLVDKDAFDLSNLNRQTLALITDLGLDKSAVAKEKVRLINPYVNVTTFNEHVDQTNIDKVIGDSNIVIDALDNVLTRVIVSRAAKEKGIPYIHGAIHGTLGQVTVFLPNSEKTYEEMFNLPSLGKELNEETFDALKNVTSGVPPVIGPTPNLIGCLEAFEAYKIITGVGKVTVAPKILTFDLLDLGSFSLDEL
- the fdhD gene encoding formate dehydrogenase accessory sulfurtransferase FdhD, whose amino-acid sequence is MEFLRQSDVIQWKDGEYKTIKENSVDDEYTYLFIDYLPPRKFSTYPKDLKDFAIGYCLGEGLIKDYSDIESIKLDGTNVLVTTKLTHNPEEDLEQDGIVQERKGNCEHACVCRLLEYQGVNSDNAGGIRSELKTIEPNTSELNIDATQIIRDIKHLTDEAKIWQKTAGVHVAQLKYEDNIIIREDVSRHVAVDKVIGAAAKEGYDFSKSYISYSGRMPADMLIKVIRVGIPIIISNAAPASSGIDVARAGNITMVGFVRDNRFTVYTSPERVNLKK